The Pseudarthrobacter sp. NS4 genome includes a window with the following:
- a CDS encoding MFS transporter small subunit gives MSTAHTPGAQARAKVSPGKLTVAWALVGIPLAYGVFQTLTRVAALFG, from the coding sequence ATGAGCACAGCACATACCCCCGGCGCCCAGGCGCGCGCGAAAGTATCTCCCGGCAAACTCACCGTGGCCTGGGCGCTGGTGGGAATCCCGCTGGCCTACGGGGTCTTTCAGACTCTGACCAGGGTTGCGGCGCTGTTCGGATAA